The nucleotide window GGTGACCTGGGCTATCGCGACGAAGACGGCTTCTTCTACGTTGTCGACCGGGAGAAACACATGATCGTCACCGGCGGCTACAACGTCTACCCACGGGAAGTCGAGGAATTGCTCTTCGAACACGAGGCGGTTGCCGACGCCGCCGTCGCCGGGATTCCGGACGAACGCCGCGGTGAGACGGTCAAGGCGTTCGTCGTTCCCACGCCCGACGCGGAGATCACGGAAGACGAACTCAAAGAGTACTGCCTGACAAACCTCGCGGAGTACAAACATCCCCGTGAGATCGAGTTCGTCGAGGAGCTTCCGCGGACGACGACGGGGAAGGTCCAGAAATTCAAACTCCGCGAACGAGAGGAGAGTGCGGAGGATACGGAGCCGGAAACGGAGGCCGAGTGATGGCTCTCGGTGACGCCGTTCAGCTTGAGCTCGATGCAGACGGTCCGGCAACGATCACGCTCGATCAGCCCGAGCGGCGCAACGCCCTCTCGGAGGCGATCGCCGCCGGCATTTCGGCTGCCCTCGATGAGATCGAGGGCAGCGACGCTCGCTGTGTGCTCCTCGAGGGGTCGGGCGGGTCGTTTTCGGCCGGCGGCGACATCGAGCGGATGATCAAGGGGATCCAGACCGACGCGCCGATCGACGAGCGCGTGCGCGCCCTCGAGCGATCGACGAACGAACTGATCGGCCGGCTGGTGTCGTTTCCCATTCCGACGATTGCGCTCGTCGACGGGGCTGCCGTCGGCGCTGGCGCGAACCTCGCGCTCGCGTGTGACATGCAACTGGCGAGCGAACGGGCCGCCTTCGGCTTCGTCTTCCGGCAGGTCGGGCTGAGCGTCGACGCCGGCACCTCCTACCTGCTCCCGCGCGTCGTCGGCGAGAACGTTGCCAAAGAACTCGTCCTCACGGGCGACATTATCGGGGCCGATCGGGCGCACGAGCTCGGCCTCGTAAATCACGTCTACGACGCAGACGAGTTCGACGAGGCCGTCGAGACGTTCGTCGAGAAGATTACCTCTGGCCCACCGGTCGCGCTGCGCCACGCCAACCGACTGCTCGGCGAGGGCCTCGAGAAATCGCTCGAGCAGGCGTTGACCGACGAAGCGGTCGCACAGGGCATCGCGTTCGACACCGACGATCACGAGGAGGGCGTGACCGCTTTCCTCGAGGACCGCGATCCCGAGTTCGAGGGACGCTAACGTCGGCCACAGTCCGTTGGGACAAGCGACGACCGGCGACGAGGAGGCGACTCGAGCCCGAGTTGCTTACTCGCTGTGGGCGACTCCCGTCCCGACCGAAACGAGCGTCGACACCCGCGCGTTCTCCTTGATTTCGAGGCCACCGTCGGCGACCGACAACGGGAGCAGCGGCAAGTGGTCTCGGACCTGCACTGACGGATGAGAGCCGCCGCGAGCGAGCAGTTCGTTGCGCGGCTGGAGCTGCAGTGGCTCGTCGAGGCCAGTCAGGAACTCGTTGTGCTGGATGACGTATTGGCCCCCTTCGAGGTGCCACCAGCCGAACTCGTCGTCGGGGTCGTAGAGGTCGGTCGCGATGGGCTCGAGGTCGGCGTCCTCGAGTTCGTCACCGCCGAAATCGAGTCGGCCGGGTGCAGTGACCTCGTACACCGCGCTGACGGTCAGATCGATGCCGTGGTCGTGAATCTGTGCCGGTTCGTACACGAGATTGTCGACGGCGTCGGCGAGTGGATTTTCGGCAGACATTTCGGTTGTCCTGACGGTTTCGAGTGGCAAAAACGTGTCCTCGAGCGGAACGCGGTAGCAGAACCGGCAGGCGACTGACCGGCGGTGGGGCAGAGCGCGAAAGGCGACGGCATTCGGGTCTGCAGACGAGGCAAGCGACCGAACGGATACACATATGCATCGCCGCCGCGACGGCACGCACAATGGCACAGCCACAGCTCGCGTCCATCCGTGTCCATCCGATCAAGTCCCTCGGAGGGGTGTCGGTCACCGAGGCCGAGATCGTCGACAACGGCGGCCTATCGTGGGATCGACGGTACGCGATCGTCGAACAGTCGCCGGAGGGGACGACAG belongs to Natronorubrum aibiense and includes:
- a CDS encoding enoyl-CoA hydratase-related protein; translation: MALGDAVQLELDADGPATITLDQPERRNALSEAIAAGISAALDEIEGSDARCVLLEGSGGSFSAGGDIERMIKGIQTDAPIDERVRALERSTNELIGRLVSFPIPTIALVDGAAVGAGANLALACDMQLASERAAFGFVFRQVGLSVDAGTSYLLPRVVGENVAKELVLTGDIIGADRAHELGLVNHVYDADEFDEAVETFVEKITSGPPVALRHANRLLGEGLEKSLEQALTDEAVAQGIAFDTDDHEEGVTAFLEDRDPEFEGR
- a CDS encoding dCTP deaminase/dUTPase family protein; this translates as MSAENPLADAVDNLVYEPAQIHDHGIDLTVSAVYEVTAPGRLDFGGDELEDADLEPIATDLYDPDDEFGWWHLEGGQYVIQHNEFLTGLDEPLQLQPRNELLARGGSHPSVQVRDHLPLLPLSVADGGLEIKENARVSTLVSVGTGVAHSE